The DNA window GGGGGGGGGGGCGCCCGGGGGGGCGCCCCGACGAGTGAACGCCCTTATCTCGGTTCCGGCACGATCTCTATGGAACCATCGATGATCCCCTTTTCAGCGGCCTTGGCCGCTTCGACCGCCCCGGTGGGCAAGCCATCGGCATAGATCATGGTTTGGCCGCTGTTCTCCAGCGTGAGCTGCAAGACCCTGCCGCCGTAGTCGCCAGACTGATTGGAGGTGATCATCTCCAACAGCGTTGGTTTCCAGTCGTAAAGAACTGTTGCCACAACGATCTCAGGTGCCACCGGGCTCTGATCCGCCTGGATGCCGATCCAGGGAATGCCCTTTTCCTTGGCAACACCAATCGCGCCGACCACCTGCTGCGAGGAGCCTGTTAACACATCTGCTCCCGCCTGGACGTGTGTATTGGCCGCTTCAGCCGCCAGCGCCGTGTCGCCGAAAGAACCTGTGAAGGAGACATTGACCCTGATATCGGGGTTAGCGTCGCGCACGCCGGCCACGAAACCATCGACGTGAAGCTTGGCATCGCCGGCGTCAACCGGGCCAACCAGGCCAATGACGCCTGCCTCGGTAAGTTCCGCTGCCAAAACACCGGTGACATAGCCACCTTGCTCGGCCCGGGGTTCATACGCGAAGACGTTGGTCACTCCCTCCTCTTCGCCGGTGTTGGTTGTGGTGCCCCAGGCAAAGCTGGTTTCGGGGAAATCAGGTGCAATCTCGAACAACGATGTGCCGTACTGGGCGCCATGGGCCAGGATCAGATTATAGCCGCTGTCGGCGTAATCCCGAATGGCAGCGGCCGCGTCGGTCACGTTGAACATGTTTTCGGTATAGACAATCTCGAAGACATCCTCGCCATAGGAGTTCTGTAGTTCCTTCAACGAGTCGTACATGGACTGGCTCCACGCCAGATCGGTGGTGGTGCTGGGCATGACCAGTGCGATGCGCACCGGCTTGATCCCGGGCATGCCTTCAGGCGCCACCATGGCCTCCTCTGCCGGCTCTTCAGCCGCTGCTTGCGTTGGAGCGGCCTCTTCGCCAGCCGGCGCCGGCTGGGCGGGTGCTGATGGTGCAGCGGCACAGGCGGACAACGCCAGCGCCAGGATAAGCAGTGTGGCCAGCAGCCATTTCGTGTGTTTCATCTTTCTTTGCTCCTTTCAGGTGCATTGGGTTGAAATGAACGATCTCAGAGTTCCAGACCAGGTGGGCCCTGGACATTGACTCCACTCACAAGATTTTTGCTGCGCGTGGCGCGTGATGGCGAACTGCAGCCCGTGGGGGCCGTTCGCATCAGTTCTCACCTCGCTCGAATGGCTTGGTCAGTGCGGCCGGCTGCAGAGAGCGTCGGAAGGGCAACGCCAGTGCAACAATGGTCAGTACATAAGGCAGCATGACCGCGATGTTCGACGGTATGGGCAGGCCAAGGACCTGTGCCCACAGCTGCAGCGCATTCACGCCGCTGAACAGCAGCGCGCCCACCAGAACGCCCAGGGGCCGCCAACTGCCGAAGTAGACCAACGCCACGGCAATGAAGCCGATACCATTGGTCATATTCTCCTGGAAAATACCCAGCAGGGAAAGGGAAAGAGATGCACCGGCGATTCCCGCCAGAGCCCCTCCCAGGGTAACGGAGGC is part of the Chloroflexota bacterium genome and encodes:
- a CDS encoding BMP family protein, with protein sequence MKHTKWLLATLLILALALSACAAAPSAPAQPAPAGEEAAPTQAAAEEPAEEAMVAPEGMPGIKPVRIALVMPSTTTDLAWSQSMYDSLKELQNSYGEDVFEIVYTENMFNVTDAAAAIRDYADSGYNLILAHGAQYGTSLFEIAPDFPETSFAWGTTTNTGEEEGVTNVFAYEPRAEQGGYVTGVLAAELTEAGVIGLVGPVDAGDAKLHVDGFVAGVRDANPDIRVNVSFTGSFGDTALAAEAANTHVQAGADVLTGSSQQVVGAIGVAKEKGIPWIGIQADQSPVAPEIVVATVLYDWKPTLLEMITSNQSGDYGGRVLQLTLENSGQTMIYADGLPTGAVEAAKAAEKGIIDGSIEIVPEPR